atgcactgcctaaataGGAAGAATGCTTATGTGAAAATATGCTTCAGGTTTGAAGAAAAAGAACAAGTTGCAGAATTAACTCAGAGTTTTCTCAAATGCCAACAGGTACAATGACCCAATTGACTCTTTCTTGTGCTATATGATTCTTGAATTTTGAAAAGGAAATCAAATATATTAAGATAGAATAATGTGAGAACACAAGGAATACAAATTGCAGTGTCTTTAAACTAACAAGAAATATAGGCCTTGGAAGGTTGGCACAGAAGTGATGGAACCAAGGAGTAATAAAATTTAGGTTGACCCTTCATGTTAATTCTTCAGCTTTACACTCCTAATAGGGAGGTTCACTACTGGAAGCACAttacatagattcagacaacttCCAATCTGTTGGTGCATAACAAAATTTCTGACATACCTTTCTGTTAGGCGAGGAATAGCACAAATAAGTAACATTATTCTTTACAATTGAAAGGTGACCCAGAAGAGACTCTTGAAACTCCGTATATCAGCATTAAAGATAGGCATCCTTTTAGCAAGCACTGTATAACATCTATCCAAAACACCCACAAATATTTCACACAAGAATTAATACTTTCTAGAACACTGATTTCATCTTGTTCTCTATTGAGAATCCTCAATAGAGAAAAGATGAAGTTGAAAGGTTAATCTGCTTTTGGTGGCATTTGTTCAGCAAAGAATATGGGCCACAGCGCTGTAAGAATTCATTCTTTTTTATGATAGGAAATGGTCCATGTGAATACTAACACACAGATGAGCTATTGGGACAGGCAGATGGTGCAAAGCAGTGTAGATATTAATGCAAGCTAGAATATAAATAGTTTAAAGTTGGACGAAATCATAACTCTCTGACTCAAAGGGAAGGGACAACATCTTCCAAACAAAGGAAAGGgacaaattttctctgcactttttcaagcttattgttatctttcctgtaggtaggtgaccagaactgcacacagtactctaaattcagcctcaccgatgtcttggacaacttcaatataacatcccagctcctgtactcagtgccctgatttatgaaggccaatgtgccaaaagctctctttatgacccaatctacttgtgatgccactttcaaggaataatGGCTCTGTATTCCCGGGTCCCTTTGTCCCAACAGAGACAAGCtaacaatttaaaaaacaaaattcctACTGTGGTGAAAGTGATCAAGAACTGGCTAAGTGTTGATTTCAACAGGAAGTTAAAGTTCCACAGTGGATTTTCCACTATTCACCATGTGGAATGGACCCCATCTGATGAATGAGACAGTAGTGTGCATTATCAATGATACTCTTTTTATGGTCTCAGATGCATGGCAGAAAAACAtgggagcagaggtaggccattcagctcttggAGTTTGCTCTGCCAATTAATTAATCCAAGACTCATCTGTAAATTCCATTTAAATGCCCCAGTTATAGAATACTGTATCCTTCCAAACACTAAGCTATTATACTCAGTTGTGAAATTTTCAATTTTGCTGAAGAGCCTTCTGATTCTCAACTACCCTTAAATTATCTTACATACTCAAAGGAGTAAGAACGTAATCTATTTAACCTGCCCTGAAAATTTAACTCTTGTGATGTTGTTTCTGCATCGACTCCAAggccattttatttttcctgaaCTCAAGTGGACTCCTACTGAGGTCAATCCAGAGCTCTAAGTGGCTTTTACATAATATGATTTAACTCTTGAATCTCCATATGTTTCAGCTCACCATGTGAGTTTCTTTTGGCTGCTCCAGTTTGCTCCTCCATCCCAAAAATgggaggttaattgcccactgggaattgccccaagtgtgtacatgagtggcagaatctgggcaggggtaggagggggagttgatgggtatgtggggagaatgaagtagATTAGGGTATGTTTCATGTAAAATTGGTGCATGATAGtcggcgtggacatggtgggttgaatggcccatttccatgctgaatcTCTCTATTCCTCTATAACTCTACTATTATTGTGTTGCAAAGACTCTTCACTCCTATTCTAAACCTGTTGAAATAAGGACCATTTTTAAAGCCTTTCTTAAAAATTATTCTCTCTTTCTGCTTACTCAAATAATGTATCGAATTTAATCTTTAATTGTGAGCCTACTTAATGTGAGATAGGTGGATACAGGTGTTAATGATTTGTCATACCCTGGTAACTTAAAATTCTGGATAAATTAGAAAGGCAGATAGTCATATTTCCATATTCTGATACATTAGCTCAATTCCTAAAGGATGTGTAACATAAATCTTACCGCTTTTTATAGTCTCTTCTACATTTTCACTATTTAGCTGTTCCTCTTCAGTTGCAATGAGAATGGGTTTCTTCTCAGTAAATCCCAGTTGTGCCATGTGTTGTCCTGTTGAAATAGAGTTATGCTGGTTGTACAGATGCACTCCAGCTTCAAGACACTGCTTTGTCTGACCACATGAGCTGTAATTTTGAACTGGATCTAAGAGTCCTAATGTTAATTCCATATTTTCTCTCCTAATCATGGTCTTTATGGGGCTACTCTTGGGGTATATGGAAATTTTTGAGCATGTAGAATTATTTCTTGCATTAGGATTGAGCATTTGTTCTGTTGCTGTTTCCTTTTGGTGAACctttgcattttgtttctcctGTTGGAGAAGAGCAGCAGCCTTAATATAAAAAGAAACTATCAGCAAATTCCTCAAAATAATTCCTGGTTTTAATCCTTCTGCTGCCATAACTAAAAGCATATTTGTATATGTTCAACTAAATCATATAACTATAGAACAACTGGTACTTAACTCTTCCAAAAATCTGTATTAtgtaatattattaaatgatTAATAATCTCTCACATTATTGGTTTAAAATAAACTTATTGGCTACCACCCCTTTGGGCcaaaaattttcttttttttaggaCTAGTAATTGTTAGTAATTAGCAATTAGTAAATGCCAGTAGCCATCTCTCAACAACTTATATATTCCTAGATTTCATACCTCAATTACAGAAGATCTTGAATATTTTCCAGAATTGTTATTTCTATTCCTGTGACCTTCACTTATTGATGGAAAGGTATCTGAGAGCTTCATTGTGTTTCTGCCTTTGTCAGTCATCTGATCACTTGGAATCACATTGCCAAAAAAATGAGCTGGCCTTGATGGATGAGATAGAGATGGGCTTGTAGGATTTCCTAATATGGATTCTGCAGCATGTCTATGCACGCACCAAGATATCTGATGACAAGTTTCTTGATACGGATGTGGTAGGTATATGGTATCCTCTGTGCATGGAGTGGATGGTTGGTCGACCAGCGTCCCATTAGATGTTAACTTAAGTCCTTGAATTCTTTCAGACTTTCCGATAGTCAGGTTATCCCCTTTGTCAATTGCTGTTTGAGCAATAGTACTGTTATGATTGGTTTGACAATGCGTACTCTCAATGGGCATATTGCTATTTGCACATTGAGGCTCCTTAAACAGCTGATAATTGTGTTTCTCACTCTCAGTTCTGCAACAATTCAGAGCAGCATCAAGGCCTTGGACAGAGAGCTGGTAATATTTTGTGTGGTTATAGGTCTTCTTCAGTTTCTCCATGGTGATGAATGGATGCCTTAAGGCAGAGCCTGGAGAAATGCGGTATTTGGGATCAAAGTTGAGCATCCTCTTCAGAAGAGCTACCATATCATTGCGGTCATGGAACTCAGCTATGTCATCATCATTCTGGAACAATGTTTGAATGATATTGAATGTCTCAAGTTGATCAAGTGACTTTAGAGTCTGTCTTCTTGGCTCCAAAGATGTTGTCAACATCTTTGATTCGTATTCTGACAATGACTTAAGTTGCCACTTGTGAGCTGAGTAAGGACAGGAATTTCTTTTGAAGAAAATGTGTGCTTTACTTGCCTGCTTGAGCAGATGGTCCTTAGGTTGTCCTTGAGCTTCAACAATGATTCTGATCTGATCGTATTGATTTTTACCAGGATAGAGGGGTCTACCAAGGCGGAGCTCAGCTAGCACACAACCAAGAGACCACATATCCAGCTTTTCACAGAAAGGCAGGCCTAAGAGGATCTCAGGGGATCTGTAGTACCTGGCTTGGATATATGgctctttaaaatgaaaattaaatgtttcTATTAATAGAAAGTTgaaattaaataacattttttcaAAATGCCAGTAACTTAATTAACTGCTAAATTAGTTCTTATCAGTGCTACATTTTTACTTCTGAATTTTGGatgagagaataaaataaaatgttgagcTGAAAGAGATCTGTCTCTGTGAAATGTGGGAGTCCTTCATGGGACGAGTTTGGTGCAGGATCCATCCGGTTATTAATGAGCATTAgtgtaaaacaaagaaaattggCCAAAAGATTCAAAATTACACAGACAGGGCTGTAAAGACAATAGCTAAAAAATATAAGGAAGCAACCTTGATGTCTGCCATGGTACAAACATTGTAGGAGGGAATTATGAATCACTGAGTAATATGaaattttttgcactatttatttgtcctgtaatttacagtaattttatgtctttgcactgtactgctgctgcaaaacatcaaatttcatgacatataagtcagtgataataaacctgattccgattctcattctaagggttacggggagaatgagGCTGAAAATAAGTTAgtgatgattgaatggtggagcagactcgatggactgaatggcctaattttgctcctatatcgtTATGGTCTTTAAATAAAGGGGCTTAGCATACCTATGGAGGAGGGTGGTCATATTTGACATACCTTTTTTCATATTTTGTGGGATAATAACACTATTATGACTACCACCTCTCCACAACTCTACCCAAAACTTGTGCTTAGACAGTGTACTTTAAATATGTTGAATCATCCTAAATCATCCCTAAGTTTGGTGCATTGGGTTAGTAATACGACAGCAGGTTCCCTCTGGTAGGACAACAGGCCTAGAAATGAGGCTTGGAAAACATTGGACTGAAGATATGTGGGCAGGCTGCAAGATAAAAGTACGATTTACTCCACCATTGACTTGTAGCCTGCTCACACATATCTTCAATCTATATGCTGAGTCCTGATACTGGTCCTGTGGTACAGGAACTTCTGAGACAATGATTGTCATGTCTGTGGTAAACAGAGGCTATGAAGCCAACAGGTAATTAAATAAGTTTTAACAAAAACTGGGTCCTAGTGTGGTTGGACCTTTGCCTTTTTTCCATCAATTCCAGAAAACTCTTGCAGTTATGGCAGGGAAACATCCACATACATGGATTTATAATTTAGCCAAGGTTTTCATGATCAAAAATTATTTCAGAGGAAACAGAGATCAACTGTACATTTTATTGTATTTAACTAAAGTGGTAGATTGTAATGAGCAGGATTAGACAGTAAGTTATGTTGCTTGCTTGCcatcaataatttaaaaattatttaggtGTAAAGCCTAATTACCAAAACATATCTATTTGCAAAGGTTAACTAGGTGATCAGAACAGGTTGAACTTAaggtatttattttaatttgagtGTGGTACTATATTTATTATTTAGATGTAATGAAATAACTGAGCCAATTAGAAATAATAGAATCAGAGTTGATTGGCAATATTAGCATCACTGATATAGAAAACAATATAATAATTAATCCATTAGTAAACAATAACTGACCCAATAGGAAACAAAGGAATAACTGAGCCAATGGGAAGCAATAAAAGTAGAACTAATTGGAAACCATAGCATCactagtacaatggaaaacattaATACCGCTGAACCgatcagaaatgtttaaaaaatcaaTTGGGAACACTTGGATCAGTGCTAATTAGAAACGGCAGAAATACTGAGATAATTGTTATTGCTAGGCCACCTGAAAATATTATCTTCATCCAACCAGTTAGAAACAGTAGGAATACAACAATTAGATTGTTCAGGTATAGAGCTAAAAAATGTCAGACACAAATTTTTTTACATGTGTATACAACTTGTGCTGATTCATTTGAATGCCTTCCTCATATATAGTTGGCTTATTTCTAAAAGACCTGTCAAAGTTCTCTTGAAAATTGCCTGGATAAAAGACAAGCAATGTAAAGATGAGTTGGTCACAGGTTTGGTGTCCTGTCGATGCTAGGCTGACTCAGCCAGGTCAGAGTATTGGCACTACAATAGTCAGTAGCAACCTTTATTTAGCTCATAATGAGAAAGTACAACAGACTCGTGAATGATTGTTATGTAGCAACACATTTCTCTCCCTTGAAAACACAAGTATGTAGCTGAGATCAGTCCATACACTCTTCTAAGCTGAAGCATAGAGAATGGCTACAAAGGAATTACTGTATGTTAGTAAATGTTAGAACTTTtgcaactccccaaagcctgtccaccatctacaatgctcaagtcaggagtgagatggaatacttgcctggatgagggcagcttcaacaacattcaagaagctcaacatcagaCAGGACATAGCAGTCCACTTGATAGccaccccacccacaaccattcactcactccaccaccgatgcacagtagcaacagtttgtactatctacaggatgcactacagaaattcaccaagactccttagacggcaccttccaaacccacgacctctaccaggtagaaggacaatggcagcaaaagcaagggaacaccaccagaTGGAacttgtcctccaagccacacatcattcctttaccatcactgggtcaaaatcccggaACTCTCTCCTTAACAGCATGTGGGTAAATTCACACTTCAAGgacaacagcagttcaagaaggtgtctcacaccaccttctcaagggcaattaggtatgggcaaaaaaatgttggctcagcctgtgaagcccatatcccttgaatgaataaagaaaagaatCAAAAACTGAATAACATGATAAAAATGCTGTGAGTAGTGGAGTCCTTTCCTTAAAGAACTTCAACAATTTCCAAACATTCAAGATCAAAATTATTAGAAAAGGAATCATCAAAATACGTACCATTAATATGCTGAACCTCAGGCAGTAGGCTGGCTGAACCAAAGTCAATCACTTTGACCCTGAAAGGAAATCGGATATGTTCTACTAACATAATATTATCAGGTTTGATGTCTGTGTGAATAATAGATAATTCCTTCAGCTTCACCAAAGCTCTCAGCAGCTGAATGGCAATGATCCTAATATGTTTGGCAGGGAGAGGGGCAAAGTTGTTAGCTTTTTGGAAGTCCAGCAAATTCTGCTCCAGAAGTTCAAATACCAAGTAGGACTTTCCATTGCTGTGGAAGCATTCAAGAAACTGTACAATATGAAAGTTGTTTGTATCCACATTTTGGAACAGTTTTAACACCCTAATTTCTGAGGCAGTGCAGCCATCATATTTGAGGGCCTTGATAGCAACAAACTGACCAGTGCTCCTTTTACGACAGCAAGTCACCTCCCCATATACTCCCTCACCTATCAATTGGATAATGTTATATGTGTCATTGTGAGATAGAATTGCAGACATCCTCTTATGAGTGGGTTCACAAAGAACATTTTTTGGGGAATATATGATATTCTGTGATTTAGGGTATCCAGTAAGTCTTTCAGAATTCGTGTTCAAAATATTCTCTCTTTGGTCATTTTTAAGTGTCCCATCTTCATTGTTAATAGATCTTTGAGTGGAGATGTTAATACAAGATTGTTGAATTTGTCTATATTGGTCGTCTTCTTCAACTGTGCATATATCTTCATTCAGTCCTGTTCCTTCCTTCATGTTGCTGTTGAGGCCACAAAGAAACCTTTCAGAATAACATGCATTTTCATAGGTCATTTTTAGTTAGTGGTTACTTGGCAATCAGAAACCAAAATTAAGCTTCATACGTAAGTTCCTCCACAATCAAAAAATCAGTTATAGGATACGGTCACCAAGCCTGGACTTAACCAAATTAGTAGCCATGCAGAGCCGTACTGGATTATCAAGATCCTGTCACATTATATCACAATCTGTATGAAAGTGTTTATGTGCTCTGATGTCATAATTATTTTATGATTTCATCAAGGTGTTTTGTGGGATTGGGTAATTAAACATTATAATTTCTGAATTTGAAGAAGCCATCTATAATAATACAGTGAGATTTATCTCTGCATTTAAACATGTTGGCTGaataacttttgtttttaaacaatcttcatttttttttcataactCCATCGTAAACCCTCATTCACAGAGAGATTTCCACACAGGCTTTTGGCAGTTCATGTTGGAATAGTCATCTTTCTGATATGTGAGACAATTAAGGCTATGCCATTAAGCATCGGAATAGGAACCACTGTGGAATTATAGAATTAGAGCATCTCTCTGCACTTGATCTCTGCCTGCACCTGTAAGACATTCTCCTGGCTGGATTCACAACGTGTGACTACTTAACTGGCTTGGACCCTGAAGCAGGCACACCTCCACCGATCTGGCTTAGGCCTCAGGGAGCACTACCATTTACCTGGCATGGCCCCTGGGCATGCTGCTATTCACCAGGCTGAAGTGGGATGTCGATCTCCTGGATAGTGCCCCAGGCTGGAGAACAGTTAATAACAATACTTGCTGCGCTGCTAGACTGTTCTCAGTTGAAAAATCTCCTCAGGTCATAGACATTGATttgttttaatatgttttaaattaTCCTTTGCATTATCTGTGTTTTTGCACAATCCATGGATCCCTGGATGAACAAGAACCTTTATATTTAACACCACTGCAATATGGAATGAGCCCAGCCACAAAAATTCAGTGCAATTGGCACTTTTGGAGTCATCAACAAGGGCAAAATTGCACAGGTGCTTGGGCTATAATTGCTGCTGTAAGAGATGGTATACTTTATGACGATCTCCTTGGCAGTAACAGTGTGTTCACTCACAATGATTCTTGGAAAACTGTAGGTTTGAAACTCTCATTCCCAATATACTTTGTGAATAAGGACACCTGAGAGCAATGCCTTTTGCCTCTCCTTCTTGAAGCAATTTGCTTGTGGAATTTTGCCTGCACTTACTGCTTGTCTGGAACCTCACTGCCATCCCAATCCCCATAGCATAGGCACTCTGGATATAGCCAGTTTTACAAATGTTTACATCTGCTATAATAGCCAACACATCAAAAACAACAAGCAAACAAAGGCCACACGCTAACCATCAAAATGAACAAATCAGTTTGAGCAAGCCCAAGAGAGGTTGAAAAGAATATTACTTTCTGATAAAAGCAGGAATTCAATCCACTTAGCTCACATATACGTGGTATACCTTTTGGtgcaattttaatatttcaaCTTATTGTCTTGAATCTGTACAATTTCTTATTAAAACCCATAAACCCATTCAGATCTTGCATTCCAGCAGCCATGCTAATAATCTGTTCCAAGTACCATCTTTTTTAATGAAGCTTGACctgcttttattattttctttttttttgtctttaatttGTAAATCTGATCCTTTTGTGATTAAATTATGCAAATAGGCTTACTTGGATGCAATCTTTCCATAtccttcagaattttaaacacctctgcatATCCTCTCTCAGTCCCAAGGTAATTAACCTTTAAATAAGTCAGGAAGTGGCACCATTCCAGTTGGCATTGGCCTGCTATAAAATGCCAAATAGCAAGCTGAAGAAGTGTAGTATCTGACACATACAGTAGCCTGGAATTATTGTATGATTCACAGACAGGTATTGGCTGTGAATAGGATGGTGGAACTCAGCGATGCTCTCAGCTGCAGTGAAAGTTGTGACATTTATATCATAAGGGGGTCAAAGGGTATGACGAGAGACAGAAGATGTTGTTGAGGTTAAGATTGGATTactcataattttattgaatgctgAAGCTGATTGGCCTGCTCTTACTCCTTACGTCTTTGTGCTCTTACATTATCAGTCTTATAAAGTCACAGCTAGTTAATTCAAGGGTTTTGGCATTCTGTGCAAAGAAATGGAAACATACATCAaaaacatgtaatacaaagatgcTTGTTCATCGCACAAGGACATGGCACTTACATATCAGAGTAAGAGGTAGTTCATACTTGCAAGAGGTAGTTCGTACTTTTGTCATGGATATAACTGTCTACTGGTGTAACATTTCTTTGGCAGACTGGGCATATCATCAGTTGACATATATGGCCAACATATTTGGGTGAACAAATTCTCCAAATGTTTCAGGGATGAGATACAAATATTTCCACCAATGATTAGACAGCAGCATTCATAACAAACCTGAATTGTGGTCCTCACATAcagaatttcagatttatttgcaTGTTTCCAGCACTGGCAATTTCATGCTACCTTGGGTGTACTTGTTCAACAAGTGGATTGCGGGAGCTGCTTTAAGAATACTTTCTCAAAGTGGGGAAAGAATCAGGTGATGAGTGAATCAGGAACCCATTCACCTTTAAACTGAAACCTACATATATTGTTTTCAAAAAGCAAGAAAATCTTTGTGGTCAAGAATTGGAGAAGAGACTTCGATAACTGCTTAGCAGTGAACTTTAGTAAATTGAATGGTCTAACTGCTTATCTCTTTTGTCTGCCTCATATTGCACAGTGAATATGAAGCTCTGTTTATCCAGACTAAAGGTCTTTTCAGTTTTCTAGGTGTTGGGTTTTTAAGCATACTTTTCCAccataaagagatggcagaaattTTCCTGTAAGCATcaaacaaaatattcagaggcAAGAGATGGCTTCTCTCCAGGGTAGTGTAGGTGATATCTTTGATAATCTTCTTGGTTTCAAGCTGTTGCTTCAAGGAAAGCATTCAATGTTAATTGATTGAATTAATAAATTCAGAGTCTCCAGATGAAGCTAGATCTGTGGTACAGAAATCTGTACACAGATATGGCATGTTTCCAATTCTTACCTCATTCAGTGAGGGTGAGAAATTCAACATTGATAATCTAGTTGGCTATACATAAACACATGAAATCCCTTCATGCAATGTCCTTATGCTGCCCTCCAAGACTACCAGACATACTTCATTCCCTGGTGAAAAGCCCTTTCAGCATGACAGCTGAGTAATTACCTACTGAGCACATGCGCTCTTAGGATGAGTTTATCAACATGATCAATGATAATGTGTCGGAATTgttgtaccaggccatgatgcaaccagtcaggatactttcaacagtgaatcttaagaagtttgttagagtatttgatgacatgccaaagctccttaagcttctaagaaagtggaggcactggcgtgccttcttcatgattacatctcTATGCTGGGCCTAGTAAAGGTCACTTGAgatattaatgcccaggaatttgaagctgctaactctctccacctctgacccaccaatgagaactggcatgtggtctcccaacttcccctttctgaaatcAACAgaaatacaagaggctgcagagagtagtggacacagctgtccatcacgggcacagccctctccaccattgaaagcatttacatgaggcactgcctcaagaaggcagcatctgtcatttaGGATCCTCATCATCTgggttatgccctcttctcgctgctaccatcaagcaggaggtacagaagcctgaagtcctgcacCACTGGATTCAgcaacaactactttcctacagaCATTATGCTCTTGAATctacctgcacaatcctaatcctaCATCAGGAACAGAACATTACAGACCATctgttgcactaccatggacttttcTCCGATTACGtttgtttttgcactgatgtcttgcttttcagagtctttttctcttgtttaatttatgtataacttatattctgtgtgttgttgtctcaatctatgtgcctatgatgctgctgcaagcaagttatttgttgtacctatacctcaccatgcttgtgcttatgacaataaacttgatttgacttgataaTGTGAAAGCAAAAGTCACAAGGCTTCCTCCAAACCAGTTCTGGTGTCAAATTGCAAATGGCCCCGAAAATCCTATTGCCATTTTCTATTACATGTAAGTGCAAGTGGGGATTCTCAAGCCTTCTCACAATTAATACAAAATCCTAAAATCATTAAAAGTGGGCTTTCTAACGCAAATCCAATAAAACTGCTAATGTCCATAAAACAGCATCATCTGATTATGATCTGATAATGTAATTACTTCGCAGTATTAACATGAAATTCTTCTGAACCTTTTTGCTTATAATAAAAAAATGAGTTAAGATTTTAAAAGCAGGGAGAGaagaataataaattaattttaaacagcaatatattaaatataaaaatatatttttaacttATATGAAGTTGCATTCAGTAGCTATAGCGTGAAAACGCTTGCCAATGCAAAGTGTTTAAGAGTCACGTGAGTAAACAGTGAACATCTTATCCGACAATAAGGCAGACATTTTAAATGGAATGTgtatataagaacacaagaaacaagaGAGGAGTAGCCCAATCAGCTCCCTGAGCTaggtctgccattcagtaagatcaagcTTGATCCAGTCTTGGTCTCACACTACTTTTCCTGCACTCTCCTCATACCCCTTTAACTCCCTTTGTTGAAATGGCAGTCCTTCTCAATCTTAAATAAATTCATTGActctcccctcagaatcttacgtgtttcaataagatcacctttcactcTTAAACTCCATTGAGCATAGCCTGCTCAACTTCACTTCATATGTCAATTCCTCCATTCCAGAAATCAACCTACttccactgcctccaatgcacgTATATCTATTTGAACTATTTAAACTCTTCAGGTACAGTTTCACCAGCACCTTTGCACCGAAACTTCAATATCCcttacaataaagaccaacattccattagccttctgaATTATTTGCTGGATCCACATGCCAACCCATTGAGTTGCATGCATGAaggcacccagatccctctgtaacacAGCATTTTGTAGGCTCACTCAATTTATATAATAATATCCATAGTGGATAACCTCTCACTTTCCCATATTTCATTCCATATGCTAACTTCTTGCCACTCACATAACCTATTCACACCCCGCTATTGATACCTAAAGGGATCGTGAGCTATTTACTGGTGCATTCTTATTTCTTCTGGCTGTTGGTGAAATTCCATCAATTTCTAGAACCTTCTTATATgccttatgtttcaataagccAAAAGGAGATGCATGGATGGTGCTGAAGTACTTTACTGGTGAATGTAAGACTCATACTGAGAGAAGAGTGGCCAGGAATTCAATGTGACTAGGAGAATGAAAAgaggacaaactgctggagaaggaAGTACAGCTCTTAACAGAGGCTATTTTCTTGAGGACATTTAGGGGTGATTCTCTTATTTCATCATCAACAGGAGCTAATAAATAAAACAGCTTTGTTTTGCTAGAAGGGTTCTGAACACACTCCAAAAATTGCTGCTGACAGATGTTTAACCTAAAAGCAGGGCAAGGACTACATTGTCTGCATTTGTCAAAGTGACAATGGCCGTTAACTTTTTATGCATCTGGATCCTTCCAGCAACTGCTGGAGATAGAAACATCATTACACAGCTTGTATTACACTAACTCGGAGTGCACT
The window above is part of the Pristis pectinata isolate sPriPec2 chromosome 1, sPriPec2.1.pri, whole genome shotgun sequence genome. Proteins encoded here:
- the LOC127569482 gene encoding homeodomain-interacting protein kinase 4-like, which gives rise to MSAILSHNDTYNIIQLIGEGVYGEVTCCRKRSTGQFVAIKALKYDGCTASEIRVLKLFQNVDTNNFHIVQFLECFHSNGKSYLVFELLEQNLLDFQKANNFAPLPAKHIRIIAIQLLRALVKLKELSIIHTDIKPDNIMLVEHIRFPFRVKVIDFGSASLLPEVQHINEPYIQARYYRSPEILLGLPFCEKLDMWSLGCVLAELRLGRPLYPGKNQYDQIRIIVEAQGQPKDHLLKQASKAHIFFKRNSCPYSAHKWQLKSLSEYESKMLTTSLEPRRQTLKSLDQLETFNIIQTLFQNDDDIAEFHDRNDMVALLKRMLNFDPKYRISPGSALRHPFITMEKLKKTYNHTKYYQLSVQGLDAALNCCRTESEKHNYQLFKEPQCANSNMPIERQHMAQLGFTEKKPILIATEEEQLNSENVEETIKSVANQTVNQFWGVIESRKVKK